Genomic window ([Eubacterium] hominis):
ATACACATTAGGTTCTATACCCGCCTTTTTCTGATCACCAAAGTAAAAAATCGTTCCTGCACATATAATCAAGACGAAAACAATTATATATATCATGAAGCTTTTCTTTTTCTCAAGCATAACTACTTCCCTCCTTTATGACTCTAACATAGGTTAACAGCATAAAATCATTCCTCTGCATATGGATGCCAATAGGTATCTATGATTTATGTACATTGCCTTCTTTTCTATATTTAGTATAACATTGATTGATTGATGAATATATATAAATGGGAAATATTATAAAATAAATAGGAAAAACGTGTGCAGCTTATAGTTACACACGTTTCTTCATTTTCGATTTCCTTCTTTGTCAAATGTTTTTCTTAATGCTTTCTCTGTTGGTATAATTGCCGCAATTAAAGGTATTATTTGTATACACATAAAGATAGTACTCATGATGGACATCCGCTCTTCATCCATTTGAAATACCCATAATATAAATATTATCGTAAAAACCAATAAAGCAATCCCCCATTTCAGCCACAGGTTTCCTGCATAATGATGCGCAAATTGCCATGTATCTTCATTCAACATAGACATGCTTGTACGATATCCAAATATATCATTGATTTCTTTTGGTGCATGGCGATAGAAATAATATCCAAAGCCTATCATGGTAAGTGGCACCAGCATACTGCATACGAACAATGTAATCTTTACAACCATATATTTCACCCCGTATATTTTTTGTGTAAATATGTCCAATAGATTATCATAATCACAATCCCTATACTATATATGATAATCGTGGAAAACGCAAAACTTTGTATACTGATTAAATAAAAACGATAAAACAGATAAGGGATAGCGCTGAATATTGCATACATCCCCCACATCATCCCGTTTTTATGATTGTATTCTTCTATATCATGAAAATGTTCAGCTTTGATTTCTTCTTCACTGCCAGAGAAAAACCACATCGGTTCTTTTTTACGCCAAGCATAGATGCCAATCGCAAAAAATATGCTAGAACAAAATAACATAATAAAATCTAATACGATATTCATAAATCTTCGCCTCACTTAAAGTATATTCCCACAACTTTGCCATTTTCATCATACGCAAAAGAATATTCTGCCTTATAATTCTCAAAATTGATAAATACAATTACCTGATATCCTGATTCTATTCTCATCATTTTTATTTTGTCTACATTTTGAAATTCACCATAGACATCAGGTACCTTACTAAATTCATGACGCAATATCTCCGCATCTAAACCAACCACTGCCAGAGAAACTTCTTTTCCAACTTTTTCATATTCGCCTTTTTGTAGATATTCCATTAACATAAGTGATTTTTGTTTTAATTCTTCTTTTTTTTCTTTTGGTATATCATTTGATGAACATCCACACAGGCAGATCAAACAAAATAATAATACTAACTTTTTCATTTTACCGGTTTCATGTAAATGCCTGTCATCACATCGTCTTGATCAAATGATAAGGTATACTGTACCTTACCTTTTTCATACTCTGCGATGATGCCAATTGTAACATTACCATCCTTTGCGATACAATCATGTTCTCCTATTTTTTTGAATGTGCCTAGCGGTGTTACATACGTATCCATCCCTTCTTTCAAGGCATCTGTGCCAACAGATTTCACATCCTTACTTCCCCGATCTAAGACTTTCTGATATTCCCCATTATTCATTTCCTTGATGATATCCGTAGCAAGTGCTACGACTTTTTCTTCGTCATAGTCATCTTTTTTACTATCCTGTTTACTGCATGCACTGACTCCTAATAATAATCCTAAACACAAACAAATACTTAAAATCTTTTTCATAAACGTTTTCCTTTCCTGCTGCTATGCAGCATATATAATCCCATACATATGGATAATATGGATAAACCTGATATAAAAACCGGCATAAAGAATGAAGAAAGCGGTGTTACATGTATGGAATGCTGAAATACATATATCAAACAAACCATGATATATACTCGCATACAGGCGATGTAGCATTGTACAGCTATCGTCATATTTTCTTTTTGTCTTTCTAATGTTGAATGCCATGAACATGAAAAACGTTCCACAGCTAACATCATCATATAAAGAAACGCAATCACAATCAGTATAATATATAAGGAAGAACGAGGCCCAAATTTATCAATTTCTCCTTGAAAATTGAAATGTGAACCAATTTGTTCAGGAATATCCTTCCATATATATAAGACATAAACATAAAAACTGATATAAACTAGCCACCCACATATGCCAATCATTTTTTTAAATGTTTTCATATCGGACTCGCTTTATAATCGTTTGATATAATACAATCCAAACAATGACTGTAAGAATAAGAATATATCCCTCTATCACCCATGTCTGATTGCCTAGTATCGCATAACAATCAAGCAGCATATGAAGGACAATTGCCAATCCAATATAGTAATTTTTATGTTCTTTCACACCGTACCAGACAATGATTGACATGGCCACATGGAATGCAATCGCAAGTATTCTTTCTCCACATGCCAGTAATACGCTTGATAAATCTGTGGATACACTCAATAAAGGTATTCCTATTAGCAACATCGCTTCTATACCACCATGTCCTAATCCAAATGCAAATGCATCATAGATCGAAGCATGCTTCTTTTTAATACATTGAAATCCAATCAGCCTTGCTGTTTCTTCAAATAAACCAGCTGTGAATGCTAATATAAGAATGTATAAAACAGGATGTTTCAATGTGAAAAGCGATATGGATCGCTGTTGCGTCATGATACTTAATAAAGGTAAACGCAATACCATCTGCGATATCACAAATGCCAGCATACCCACCACAAATGATACCCATAAGCCTTTCTGTTTTCTGGATAAACAGATTGTGAGCAGGATGGGCATTAAGAAACAAACCAAAATTACAATTGCTGTTTTCATGTCCTTGGGATATACAGGTGAATAGTAAATTCATGTTCTTCAGATGTCACCTGCATATTTCCTCCATAATGATCTAACGTCTGAGCAACATTTTTCAAACCAAGTCCGGCATGCCCCGGTTTGCTTGATTTTTCTATATCCTTAAATTCTTTCGTTGAATTGCTGATTGCAATAACAATAAACTCATGAATCTGGTCAATACATATATGAATAAATTTATTTCCTAACGTTTCTTCACATGCATCAATGGCATTATCTAATAAATTGGCGAAGATTACCGTCACATCAATCTCTTTCATAAAACTAAAATCAATTGGCGCAATCTGACAAGTTACTTCAATACCATCGTTTCTGGCTTCATCAATTTTTTCATGTAAGATCACATTGATAATTGGATGAGAGCTATATACCGTATGTGAATAGTTATTCAA
Coding sequences:
- a CDS encoding YhfC family intramembrane metalloprotease codes for the protein MKTAIVILVCFLMPILLTICLSRKQKGLWVSFVVGMLAFVISQMVLRLPLLSIMTQQRSISLFTLKHPVLYILILAFTAGLFEETARLIGFQCIKKKHASIYDAFAFGLGHGGIEAMLLIGIPLLSVSTDLSSVLLACGERILAIAFHVAMSIIVWYGVKEHKNYYIGLAIVLHMLLDCYAILGNQTWVIEGYILILTVIVWIVLYQTIIKRVRYENI
- a CDS encoding SdpI family protein gives rise to the protein MVVKITLFVCSMLVPLTMIGFGYYFYRHAPKEINDIFGYRTSMSMLNEDTWQFAHHYAGNLWLKWGIALLVFTIIFILWVFQMDEERMSIMSTIFMCIQIIPLIAAIIPTEKALRKTFDKEGNRK
- a CDS encoding DUF1648 domain-containing protein; protein product: MKTFKKMIGICGWLVYISFYVYVLYIWKDIPEQIGSHFNFQGEIDKFGPRSSLYIILIVIAFLYMMMLAVERFSCSWHSTLERQKENMTIAVQCYIACMRVYIMVCLIYVFQHSIHVTPLSSFFMPVFISGLSILSICMGLYMLHSSRKGKRL
- a CDS encoding DUF3887 domain-containing protein — translated: MKKILSICLCLGLLLGVSACSKQDSKKDDYDEEKVVALATDIIKEMNNGEYQKVLDRGSKDVKSVGTDALKEGMDTYVTPLGTFKKIGEHDCIAKDGNVTIGIIAEYEKGKVQYTLSFDQDDVMTGIYMKPVK